The following proteins come from a genomic window of Daphnia carinata strain CSIRO-1 chromosome 6, CSIRO_AGI_Dcar_HiC_V3, whole genome shotgun sequence:
- the LOC130690057 gene encoding calcyphosin-like protein, with translation MNRPLTANSRNEAEMMSKAKRQQTMAQDPLEKLRCQLLSRGATGIIGFGKVFRRMDDDGNRSLSYEEFRKGIEESGVKTDDSGRALFEAFDKDRSGSVCINEFLKAIRPPMSEGRKRVIAEAFKKLDKSGDAIVTLEDLNGVYNVKHNPRYLSGEETEEQILNKFLANFEANGSVDGKVTYDEFLDYYAGVSSSIDHDAYFDLMMRQAWKI, from the exons ATGAACCGGCCTCTGACGGCCAACTCTCGCAACGAGGCAGAAATGATGTCGAAAGCCAAACGCCAACAAACCATGGCGCAGGATCCACTTG AAAAACTCCGGTGCCAACTGCTGTCCCGAGGTGCCACGGGTATTATCGGCTTCGGCAA GGTATTTCGCCGGATGGATGATGATGGCAACCGTTCGCTGTCTTACGAAGAATTTCGTAAAGGGATCGAAGAAAGCGGAGTCAAG ACCGACGACAGTGGTCGAGCTCTTTTCGAAGCATTTGATAAGGACCGTTCCGGATCTGTTTGCATCAACGAGTTCCTAAAAGCCATAAGG CCTCCTATGTCAGAAGGACGAAAACGAGTTATAGCGgaagcttttaaaaaattggataAATCAGGCGATGCAATTGTTACACTCGAAGATTTAAACGGCGTCTACAACGTCAAACACAATCCCAGATATCTGAG CGGAGAAGAAACAGAAGAACAAATCCTTAATAAGTTCCTGGCTAACTTTGAGGCAAACGGTTCCGTCGACGGAAAG GTGACGTACGACGAATTTTTAGACTACTATGCTGGAGTCAGCTCTTCCATTGACCATGACGCGTACTTTGATTTGATGATGAGACAGGCGTGGAAAATCTAA
- the LOC130690034 gene encoding uncharacterized protein LOC130690034: MNNDVNNEKNFDKPKAEKKFIQISSESIELIADSAGYTNLPGILSKSLAEDTSYRLRELIQSCSQILRHSKRSKLTKDDVNLALRWSDVPQVHGPNSTLEDFSYLPELDIYSSVDRVVDLTQEYPTDTDVEVYSPMKLTIQYLSLDPEDKLKAEIYFQYFEKISQSLLSTSDCVVEVALANLLENSRLQPLLPTFSGFLRNLVAFSGENSHVVKRIPKIFNALMNNSHLHIGSEYKCFLLLVQDLILNYGGAKLDDSIFHLISSTLHILAKLSIDCSIHDVINNLSNIIADVDGHISVQCRALMALRCLSSKYLDTATLEHWNALLYKFYEISQTEKNVLYLEAALISALIDVLRCKMRLLDQITDTDDLVAEQMWNEGSEIYRVTSDLLGSAVHRIGHFSPSLCRQVQRGRSVKVGNSCNELYWTLKTLHKPLPQSRWRYNLYDKPHLKAKTTDLMDVFDYSERNHLRMANITFRVRNWKQRPMHLLKKKVPQCPSASFSNFAVLANSKFKCISKCYVVNSTLLFNCPVDLIL; the protein is encoded by the exons ATGAACAATGATGTGAATAACGAGAAAAATTTCGACAAAccgaaagcagaaaaaaaatttatacagATCTCATCCGAGTCCATAGAACTGATTGCCGATTCAGCCGGATACACAAATCTACCAGGAATTCTTTCAAAAAGTCTCGCAGAAGATACTTCTTACAGATTGCGAGAATTAATACAA AGCTGCAGTCAAATTCTGCGCCACAGCAAACGATCAAAACTTACCAAGGATGATGTTAATCTTGCTCTACGATGGAGTGATGTTCCACAAGTTCATGGTCCAAATTCCACCCTTGAAGATTTCTCCTATCTACCAGAGTTAGATATTTACAGCTCAGTAGACAGGGTGGTGGACCTAACACAGGAATATCCAACTGACACTGATGTAGAAGTTTACTCTCCTATGAAATTGACAATCCAATACCTTTCTTTGGATCCTGAAGACAAACTCAAAGCAGAGATATATTTTcagtattttgaaaaaatttcacaATCCTTGCTTAGTACTTCTGATTGTGTTGTTGAG gTCGCATTAGCAAATTTGCTTGAGAACTCAAGATTGCAACCTTTACTACCTACCTTTTCTggttttttaagaaatttaGTTGCCTTTAGTGGAGAAAATTCCCATGTTGTCAAAAGGATACCCAAAATTTTCAATGCGTTAATGAACAATTCTCATCTTCACATTGGTTCTGAG tatAAATGCTTCCTCTTGTTGGTGCAAGACCTTATTTTGAATTATGGGGGAGCAAAGCTGGATGATAGTATATTCCACCTGATTTCCAGCACGTTACACATTCTGGCTAAA TTATCAATCGACTGCTCAATCCATGATGTCATCAACAACTTGAGTAATATTATTGCTGATGTTGACGGGCACATTAGTGTACAATGCAGAGCGTTGATGGCTCTGAGATGTCTGAGTAGCAAGTATCTGGACACAGCTACACTGGAACACTGGAACGCCTTACTATATAAATTCTATGAAATCTcgcaaactgaaaaaaatgtcCTCTATTTGGAAGCTGCTTTAATT aGCGCCCTCATAGATGTCTTGCGGTGCAAGATGAGATTGCTTGATCAAATAACAGATACGGATGACCTCGTGGCAGAACAAATGTGGAATGAGGGATCTGAAATCTACCGTGTAACCAGTGACTTGTTGGGATCAGCGGTACACCGGATAGGCCATTTCTCTCCGTCGCTTTGTCGGCAAGTTCAGCGAGGCCGTTCAGTTAAAGTTGGCAATTCATGCAATGAGCTTTACTGGACTTTGAAGACACTTCATAAGCCTTTACCTCAATCGAGATGGCGCTACAACCTTTACGACAAACCacatttaaaagcaaaaacgaCTGATCTCATGGATGTCTTCGATTATTCTGAACGGAACCATCTGCGGATGGCCAACATCACTTTTCGCGTGAGAAACTGGAAACAACGTCCAATGCACTTGCTGAAGAAAAAGGTGCCACAATGCCCTAGTGCGTCCTTCTCAAACTTTGCCGTTTTAGCCAATTCCAAGTTCAAATGTATTTCAAAGTGTTATGTCGTTAACTCAACGTTGCTTTTCAACTGTCCggttgatttgattttgtaa
- the LOC130690042 gene encoding molybdopterin synthase catalytic subunit-like, which yields MDIITLVEDKLDVTFIYSQVVENSTGAVSLFVGTTRDNYEGKKVIRLEYEAFVPMAEKEINKICLRIREKWKVKNIAFHHRLGIVPVGEASIVIAISSEHRTESLEAVQFGIDTLKKCVPIWKKELYSDGAPEWKSNKECPWTKREDENPIKRKILDSGATDCIQIKASNSELEKRISAFMERKRAESDVFNIQEFCHRLPLDESENSCARTEAVLISRKDSKSHLKVSRCVNMWGPQTHSEVPALSSATTQLKPTPAIQERLQNMEKHLGLVKEQPIPLDVYGRLKALEDRILHLESISPEYFDGSLNLQNSKDEEDVMAKIDQRMEELRRKLV from the exons ATGGATATTATTACGTTGGTAGAAGACAAATTGGATGTCACTTTTATCTATTCTCAAGTGGTTGAAAATTCCACTGGAGCAGTGTCATTATTTGTTGGAACTACAAGAGATAATTATGAAGGGAAAAAG GTTATTCGTCTAGAATATGAAGCATTCGTCCCAAtggcagaaaaagaaataaataaaatttgccTGAGAATTAGAGAGAAATGGAAAGTTAAAAACATTGCCTTCCATCACAG ATTGGGAATAGTTCCAGTGGGTGAAGCTAGTATAGTAATAGCCATTTCTTCTGAGCATCGGACTGAGTCTTTAGAAGCCGTTCAGTTTGGAATTGACAccctaaaaaaatgtgtaccaatttggaaaaaagaactttATAGTGATGGAGCCCCTGAATGGAAATCTAACAAAGAATGTCCATGGACAA AACGAGAAGATGAAAACCCAATCAAGCGGAAAATACTGGACTCTGGAGCTACCGACTGCATTCAGATCAAGGCTTCAAATTCGGAA ctagaaaaaagaatttcggcTTTTATGGAGCGCAAACGAGCGGAATCGGACGTATTTAATATTCAAGAATTCTGTCATCGGCTACCACTGGATGAGTCCGAGAATTCATGTGCTCGCACAGAGGCAGTCCTTATAAGTAGAAAAGATAGTAAAAGCCATCTTAAAG TCTCCAGATGTGTTAATATGTGGGGACCCCAGACGCATTCAGAAGTTCCGGCACTATCATCTGCAACTACGCAGTTGAAACCAACACCTGCCATACAGGAGCGCCTTCAAAACATGGAAAAACATTTGGGTCTTGTCAAGGAACAACCAATTCCGCTGGATGTATATGGACGCCTAAAAGCACTTGAAGATAGAATTCTACATTTAGAAAGTATTAGTCCCGAATATTTTGACGGTTCTTTGAATCTCCAGAATAGTAAAGATGAAGAGGACGTGATGGCAAAAATTGATCAAAGAATGGAAGAATTACGTAGAAAATTAGTCTAA
- the LOC130690066 gene encoding uncharacterized protein LOC130690066 codes for MDNIIQQKDDQIMKLQAQLLEQHKMLDNSKAKDAQSLSLKAQLEEKNKLEQNSFQTVKEVFPNSNLTEHEDELALGEHSQLFSLPPDSVLKLNSVSAALKELLVISPCSEGSEQLWDRIWAENGYGNPEIARV; via the exons atggataacataatacaacaaaaggatg atcaaattatgaagctgcaggcccaattattggaacaacacaaaatgttagataacagcaaagctaaggatg ctcaaagtttgagtctaaaAGCTCAGCTagaggaaaagaacaaattggaacagaacagtttccaaacagtgaaggaggtttttccaaactcaaacctaactgaacatgaggatgaattggcattaggtgaacacagtcag ttatttagtctaccacctgacagtgtgttaaagttaaattctgttagtgctgcactaaaagaattgttagtaataagtccatgcagcgaaggaagtgaacaattgtgggaccgtatttgggctgaaaatgggtacggaaacccagaaatagcacgagtttga
- the LOC130690041 gene encoding pro-resilin-like, with protein sequence MNKYIILAALAAVAMAKPQGYGAAAGQQQQGYGGQAGQQQQKQAYGAQSGAAQQQQGYGAQSGPAQQQQSYGSQVSASAEAGQNYGAQSGAAQQQQGYGGQSSASAGAGQGYGAQNGAAQQQQGYSAQAAAGAGQNYGSQNGGAQKQQGYGESNTQQKPTNTYNSNGNGNRPSASASSYEQEQPPMPYDFAWAVKDEPTKNDYAHEAKSDGKVVTGSYFVLLPDGRIQIVSYRADENGYVADVKYEGEAQFPAPSNGNGNYGNGSGNGGNSYGNSNKGNGNGSNTYGNGNQANAY encoded by the exons ATGAACAAG tatATCATTTTAGCTGCTTTGGCCGCCGTGGCGATGGCCAAGCCGCAAGGTTATGGTGCAGCAGCCGGCCAACAGCAACAGGGTTACGGAGGCCAAGCTggacaacaacagcagaagCAGGCATACGGAGCTCAGTCCGGAGCGgctcaacagcaacaaggtTATGGTGCTCAAAGTGGACCAGCCCAACAGCAGCAAAGCTACGGTTCTCAGGTCTCCGCAAGCGCTGAAGCTGGCCAAAACTACGGAGCTCAGTCTGGAGCagcccaacaacaacagggtTACGGTGGTCAATCCTCTGCTAGCGCCGGAGCTGGACAGGGTTATGGTGCTCAAAATGGAGCtgcccagcaacaacaagGCTACAGTGCTCAGGCCGCAGCTGGAGCTGGACAAAATTACGGCTCACAAAACGGAGGTGCCCAAAAGCAACAAGGTTATGGTGAATCCAACACACAGCAGAAACCAACTAATACTTACAACAGCAATGGAAACGGAAACAGACCGTCCGCATCCGCATCATCCTACGAACAGGAG CAGCCCCCGATGCCATACGACTTCGCCTGGGCCGTCAAGGATGAGCCAACCAAGAACGACTACGCTCATGAAGCCAAAAGCGATGGCAAAGTGGTCACTGGATCCTACTTTGTTCTTCTTCCTGATGGCCGCATTCAAATTGTTTCTTACCGTGCTGACGAGAACGGCTACGTCGCTGACGTCAAGTACGAAGGTGAGGCCCAGTTCCCTGCACCATCCAACGGCAATGGAAACTATGGAAACGGCTCTGGAAATGGAGGCAATAGCTATGGCAATAGCAACAAGGGAAACGGCAATGGAAGCAATACCTATGGCAACGGCAATCAGGCTAACGCCTATTAA